A part of Ptychodera flava strain L36383 chromosome 11, AS_Pfla_20210202, whole genome shotgun sequence genomic DNA contains:
- the LOC139143227 gene encoding kelch-like protein 9 — protein MAKHTAVCCTAPNYGDTIIQAFQQLHDEDLFHDVMLLSEDYQSYQAHRPLLAASSDYFRAMFSVGMKESLEMEVHLQGVPSQGLSSILEFIYSGKLFLSMANLETVLSAAVHLQVNEAVRLCKEFMVSKISAEDSIRIYQLAQLFYFNDVEAMAFDCILENFRVAARQVDFYELSAEQVMQFLKRNDLKACKEIDLFEIAREWIDFDREVRLSFAGQLMRKIRLPLITPSDLETKVKTVDFMRDITKCSRLVEEAEDYHRYPFLQNKKQSSRTQVRGTEQAICVVGGMSEYPTSQVMAYKIEGGKEAVELKEMNTCMHVHCAAVMDGFLYCVGGYNLRSTSKNKILSKLHRYDPRFNHWMELAPMSTGRINFSLCVFEGKLYAIGGIISVSNSKSQRTGSVEVYTPDTNSWEPATPLMSQMSCHAAVVYHDEIYLSGGDVYTSGKPSNNMMTYNPLSGNIHQKSPMKVARYLHGMCVVCDRIYVIGGVNQASSTTRSDVTAIECYDPYSNYWQIVTQMPFSRSVISPIVVNEKICILGGFSSLKQRETSEIIEFDPCMEWHVAGNLLTPISGHTCSMLTLPNTIPNSDIDMKPCSMQTTV, from the coding sequence ATGGCAAAACATACAGCAGTCTGTTGTACAGCACCAAATTATGGTGACACTATCATACAAGCATTTCAGCAGCTGCATGATGAAGATCTCTTCCATGATGTCATGCTCTTATCAGAAGATTATCAGTCTTATCAAGCTCATCGTCCACTCCTTGCTGCTTCAAGTGACTACTTCCGGGCAATGTTTTCAGTGGGAATGAAAGAAAGTCTGGAAATGGAAGTACACTTACAAGGAGTACCGTCTCAGGGCCTGAGTTCAATTTTAGAATTCATCTATTCTGGGAAACTCTTTCTCTCAATGGCAAATTTGGAGACAGTCCTTTCCGCAGCGGTACACTTGCAAGTTAATGAGGCCGTCAGGCTTTGTAAAGAGTTCATGGTTTCTAAAATATCTGCTGAAGATAGCATTAGGATTTACCAACTTGCTCAGCTGTTCTACTTCAATGATGTTGAAGCCATGGCATTTGATTGTATCTTGGAGAATTTCCGTGTGGCAGCAAGACAAGTTGACTTCTATGAGCTGTCTGCTGAGCAAGTGATGCAGTTTCTGAAGAGAAATGACCTCAAAGCATGCAAGGAAATTGATTTATTTGAAATAGCACGAGAGTGGATTGACTTTGACAGAGAAGTGAGATTAAGTTTTGCAGGGCAACTCATGAGGAAAATTCGCCTTCCACTCATAACACCCAGTGACTTagaaacaaaagtgaaaactgTTGACTTTATGAGAGATATCACAAAATGTTCTCGCTTGGTAGAGGAAGCTGAAGACTACCACAGATACCCATTCCTACAGAACAAGAAACAAAGTAGCCGTACTCAAGTCAGAGGAACTGAACAAGCAATCTGTGTGGTTGGTGGCATGTCAGAATACCCTACCAGTCAAGTGATGGCTTATAAAATAGAAGGTGGAAAAGAAGCTGTGGAATTGAAGGAAATgaacacatgcatgcatgtacactgTGCAGCTGTTATGGATGGATTTCTCTACTGTGTCGGTGGCTACAATTTAAGGTCCACATCCAAGAATAAGATTCTTTCCAAATTGCATCGATACGACCCACGTTTCAATCATTGGATGGAGCTAGCCCCAATGAGCACCGGCAGAATCAACTTCAGCCTGTGTGTGTTTGAGGGAAAGCTGTATGCCATTGGTGGCATAATATCAGTGTCCAACAGCAAAAGTCAACGGACAGGGTCAGTGGAAGTTTACACCCCTGACACCAACTCATGGGAGCCAGCAACTCCACTGATGTCACAAATGAGCTGTCATGCTGCCGTGGTCTATCATGATGAAATTTATCTCTCTGGTGGTGATGTGTATACCAGCGGAAAACCATCCAATAACATGATGACGTACAATCCACTCTCAGGAAACATACATCAGAAATCTCCAATGAAAGTTGCTCGCTATCTACATGGCATGTGTGTTGTTTGTGATCGGATCTATGTCATTGGGGGAGTGAATCAAGCATCCTCAACCACACGATCTGATGTGACTGCAATTGAATGCTATGATCCATACTCAAACTATTGGCAAATCGTAACACAGATGCCGTTTTCCAGGAGTGTGATTTCTCCCATCGTCGTTAATGAGAAGATCTGCATCCTCGGTGGTTTTTCTTCATTGAAGCAAAGGGAAACATCAGAAATCATCGAGTTTGATCCATGCATGGAGTGGCATGTTGCTGGCAATTTGCTGACTCCGATCAGTGGACATACATGCAGTATGTTGACTCTACCTAACACAATTCCAAACTCTGACATCGATATGAAACCTTGCAGTATGCAGACCACAGTCTAG
- the LOC139143228 gene encoding kelch-like protein 13 produces the protein MASLQADISSEKYDTKKIIAPNYSNNILSGLNKLHCELLLHDVTLIAEGKQFESHRCVLAACSDYFKAMFTGGMKESVEREVELKGITAKGLQDVLQFVYEGEIELSMGNIQDILSTTTHLQVTPCINVCSRFLENEVEIDNCLLIYQMAQTFHLLSVQNVTYNFLMENFKEVSKLEEFLQLPFSDLQGFLSSNDICGCTELDLFEIAAEWIRHGGEDRLQYATQLMENIRFPLMKPFDLAHRVRTIDFMTEDANCMKLLLEAFTYQSMPFHQHLQQNTRTQLRTSEETLVTLGGYKGKPSEKMMAYCGQGKHVELTSMQMGVYYHNVTVMDGYLYCVGGQNVKDTAGKEAVSAAFRYDPRFNEWMKIASLQEPRCRFHLSALDGKLYAVGGKNARGQVNTVECYTPCENRWVCVAPLDEPRNAHAGSTFGHELFVSGGWSNGRYTDCLQCYSPATNTWETKSSMHTRRGWHGMCTVINMLYVMGGNHLNNNGDRVDVMTVEGYNPLTDQWAVLCSLMTPHSETILSVVNNKIYIAGGYSWNAQGKTDRIERYDPQTNKWEIVGQLQQKMNGLACCSLKLPKAITEIPEQQ, from the coding sequence ATGGCCTCTTTGCAGGCTGATATATCTTCAGAGAAGTACGACACGAAGAAAATAATTGCCCCAAATTACAGTAATAATATTCTCAGTGGTTTGAACAAACTGCATTGTGAATTACTCCTGCATGATGTAACCCTGATAGCAGAGGGCAAACAGTTTGAATCCCATCGGTGTGTGTTGGCAGCTTGCAGTGACTACTTCAAAGCAATGTTCACTGGTGGAATGAAGGAGTCGGTGGAAAGAGAGGTTGAACTGAAAGGAATCACAGCAAAAGGTTTGCAGGACGTCCTTCAGTTTGTCTACGAAGGAGAAATTGAACTAAGTATGGGTAATATACAAGACATTCTATCTACAACTACCCATCTACAAGTCACTCCATGTATTAATGTTTGTTCTCGATTCCTGGAAAATGAGGTGGAAATTGACAACTGTCTGTTGATCTACCAAATGGCACAGACATTTCATCTGCTAAGTGTGCAGAATGTTACATACAATTTCCTAATGGAAAATTTCAAGGAAGTTTccaaacttgaagaatttttgcAGTTGCCGTTCAGTGATCTTCAGGGATTTCTCAGCAGCAATGATATCTGTGGATGTACAGAATTAGATTTGTTTGAGATTGCAGCGGAGTGGATCAGACATGGTGGAGAAGACAGACTACAGTATGCAACACAACTGATGGAAAATATAAGGTTTCCTTTGATGAAACCTTTTGATCTGGCTCACCGAGTTCGCACCATTGATTTCATGACTGAGGATGCAAACTGTATGAAGTTGCTCCTGGAAGCTTTCACATACCAGTCTATGCCATTCCATCAACACTTGCAGCAGAATACCAGAACACAACTACGAACTTCAGAGGAGACGCTCGTCACTCTTGGAGGGTACAAAGGCAAGCCTTCAGAAAAGATGATGGCTTATTGTGGGCAAGGAAAGCATGTTGAACTGACATCAATGCAAATGGGTGTGTATTATCATAATGTCACCGTCATGGATGGATACCTGTACTGTGTGGGTGGTCAAAATGTTAAAGATACAGCTGGCAAAGAGGCTGTGAGTGCTGCATTCCGTTATGATCCACGCTTCAATGAGTGGATGAAGATTGCATCTCTGCAGGAACCCCGCTGTAGATTCCACTTGAGTGCACTTGATGGCAAATTGTATGCTGTGGGTGGAAAAAATGCCAGGGGTCAGGTCAACACTGTTGAGTGCTACACACCATGTGAAAATCGATGGGTCTGCGTGGCCCCGCTAGATGAACCACGTAACGCGCATGCCGGGTCAACCTTTGGACATGAACTGTTCGTTTCTGGTGGATGGAGTAACGGAAGATACACTGACTGTTTACAGTGCTACAGTCCAGCAACTAACACGTGGGAAACCAAGAGCAGTATGCACACACGACGTGGATGGCACGGTATGTGCACGGTCATTAACATGCTGTATGTCATGGGTGGAAACCATCTGAACAACAATGGTGATCGTGTTGATGTTATGACTGTGGAAGGATATAATCCTTTAACTGATCAGTGGGCAGTGCTGTGTTCACTGATGACACCTCACAGTGAAACCATACTGTCGGTTGTGAATAACAAAATATACATAGCAGGTGGTTACTCATGGAATGCACAGGGTAAAACTGACAGGATTGAACGATATGATCCACAGACTAATAAGTGGGAAATAGTTGGCCAACTACAACAGAAAATGAATGGCTTAGCCTGTTGTAGCTTGAAACTACCAAAAGCAATCACTGAAATTCCTGAACAgcaataa